A stretch of Megalobrama amblycephala isolate DHTTF-2021 linkage group LG14, ASM1881202v1, whole genome shotgun sequence DNA encodes these proteins:
- the LOC125245589 gene encoding scavenger receptor cysteine-rich type 1 protein M130-like, translating into MESYLTLIFLSSVIRLTTAGNVRLVGGNNSCAGRVEVYYNGEWGTVCDDYWDLTNTAVVCREIGCDYTSNTMRVAHFGPGAGKILKDNVVCSGSESSILNCNSASDIDCGHSEDVGVICSGIRLVGGSRCSGRLEVPHGNTWYTVCAAAFDQQDAEVVCRELDCGAPVQVLGEDAFGKGDAQMWTQEIQCGGDEYQFALCPMSPSHNCSHDKDASVICAETVRLVGGPSPCAGRVEVLHDGQWGTVCDDDWDIHDAAVVCRELGCGEALSAPKGAHFGEGSGYIWISNLLCTGSEFTLMNCRFNGWGIIANHTEDAGVICSGVRLVGGSRCSGRVEVPHDRSWVSVCAAAFDQQDAEVVCRELDCGAPVQVLGEDAFGKGDAQMWTQEIQCRGNESYISLCSASPLKYNCTHENDIGLLCSGYTDLRLVNGPDICSGRVERQYFSEWGTVCDACWDMRAASVLCRQLNCGIAVSVVGSDWFGEGSGEIWADVFDCDGKETKLSECSISSWSRAECSHRRDVGVICSNSSVAVHDGLVRLSGERQCEGEVEVSIHQVWRRVLLDSWSLTESSVVCRQLGCGSVLNFSGSSSSSPEHSHECVTGFQCSGSEAHLGNCSSPQTLNCSSTQQLSITCLGRGSIRLVGSGGDCAGRLEVFHSGSWGTVCDDSWDIKDAHVVCRQLQCGVALSNQQVPAWFGPGSGPIWLDEVECEGNETSLWSCSYPGWGKHDCQHKEDVGVVCSEFKEIRLTEGCEGNVEVFYNGSWGNLCYNKMDRDTASLICQELNCGRSGSEPNYSEGLKSHNWLDKLNCRSHDFTLWQCPSSAWGLNDCDNEVVNITCSEEQTRESPQSLLTCSNSSSPHQRQCSNHVPLRLSGGEGRCSGRLEVYHNAVWGSVCDDLWDISDAQVVCRQLGCGAALRADGNSVFGAGEGVVWLNRVECRGNEIHLWDCPLSLKNHTDCSNKDHAGLTCADLSVSTTPATSTSSSPAVSQTVSSTSKSVIRPQTRPAASLSVLVIVLGVVLLLLLVPLLILIQQNRVMRRALSKRRHRSATEGVYEEIHHRHNHFTQRGSLISEELHSGYEDADELLSEKEFKNAYYDDVTNSSGMKEEMKEITPGEYDDVITDGLKPDRETENTPESYDDIITSGQYSDIKKVEAPESYDDVIIIGQSSQEVTEGVQEEYDDVTSVTEDMRNLSDYDDVGEERRNFSTEFISLLCKQRGMESCLTLILLSSVVTLITAYQYVRLVNGDSRCAGRVEVLHDGQWGTVCDNRWDMTDAAVVCREMNCGEALQGYSYFGRGSGKIWMDEVQCRGSESTLKDCRSRGWGVHNSYCGDHNSDAGVRCSQTINYGQFTRLADGTHLCSGRLEVLQGNTWMSVCAAAFDQQDAEVVCRELDCGAPVQVLGEDAFGKGGAQMWTQEIQCRGNESLIRLCPTSQDILCSQKNNVGLICSGYTDLRLVNGPDICSGRVERQYFSKWGTVCDACWDMRAANVLCRQLNCGIAVSVVGSDWFGEGSGEIWADVFDCDGNESKLSECSISSWSRAECSHRRDVGVICSNSSLAVHDGLVQLSGERQCEGEVEVSIHQVWRRVLLDSWSLTESSVVCRQLGCGSVLNFSGSSSSSPEHSHECVTGFQCSGSEAHLGNCSSPRTLSCSSTQQLSITCLGRGSIRLVGSGGDCAGRLEVFHSGSWGTVCDDSWDIKDAHVVCRQLQCGVALSNQQVSAWFGPGSGPIWLDEVECQGNETSLWSCSYPGWAKHDCQHKEDVGVVCSEFKEIRLTEGCEGNVEVFYNGSWGNVCYNKMDRDTASLICQELNCGRSASEPSNSDGLKSHNWLDKLNCRRHDSTLWQCPSSPWGLNDCDNEDEVAKITCSMEESRESPQSHLTCSTSPSPHQRQCSNHVPLRLSGGEGRCSGRLEVYHNAVWGSVCDDLWDISDAQVVCRQLGCGAALRADGNSSDGNSVFGAGEGVVWLNRVECRGNEIHLWDCPLSLKNHTDCSNKHPAGLTCADLSDWSVFTTPARTTSSSLPVSQTVSSTSVSRPQTPSAASLSVLVIVLGVVLLLLLVSLRILIQLKRVVRRGRRDPEM; encoded by the exons GCATCAGGCTGGTTGGAGGTTCACGCTGTTCTGGACGACTAGAGGTGCCTCATGGGAACACATGGTACAcagtgtgtgctgctgcctttgaccagcaggatgcagaggttgtgtgtagagagctggactgtggggctcctgtacaggtgctgggagaagatgcttttggaaAAGGAGACGCTCAGATGTGGACTCAAGAGATTCAGTGTGGGGGAGACGAGTATCAGTTTGCTCTCTGTCCAATGTCACCTTCACACAATTGTTCCCATGACAAAGATGCGAGCGTTATATGTGCTG AAACAGTGAGATTAGTAGGTGGTCCCAGTCCCTGTGCTGGTAGAGTGGAGGTTCTTCATGATGGTCAgtggggaacagtgtgtgatGATGACTGGGATATACAtgatgctgcagtggtgtgtagagagctgggCTGTGGAGAAGCTTTAAGTGCACCAAAGGGTGCTCACTTTGGAGAAGGATCAGGATACATCTGGATTTCTAATTTACTGTGTACTGGATCAGAGTTTACATTGATGAACTGTAGATTCAATGGATGGGGAATAATAGCTAATCATactgaagatgctggagtcATCTGCTCTG GAGTCAGGCTGGTTGGAGGTTCCCGCTGTTCTGGCAGAGTAGAAGTGCCTCATGATCGGTCATGGGTTTcagtgtgtgctgctgcctttgaccagcaggatgcagaggttgtgtgtagagagctggactgtggggctcctgtacaggtgctgggagaagatgcttttggCAAAGGAGACGCTCAGATGTggacacaagagattcagtgcagAGGAAATGAGTCTTATATATCTTTGTGTTCAGCATCACCTCTCAAATACAACTGTACACATGAGAATGACATTGGACTGTTATGTTCTG GTTACACTGACCTCAGACTGGTCAATGGTCCTGACATATGTTCTGGTCGAGTTGAGCGTCAGTACTTCAGTGAATGGGGCACAGTgtgtgatgcatgctgggataTGAGAGCTGCCAGTGTCCTCTGTAGACAGCTGAATTGTGGGATTGCTGTGTCTGTTGTGGGATCAGACTGGTTTGGAGAGGGAAGTGGTGAAATCTGGGCTGATGTGTTTGATTGTGACGGGAAAGAAACAAAACTCTCAGAATGTTCCATCTCTTCATGGAGTCGAGCTGAATGTTCTCATAGACGAGATGTTGGAGTCATCTGCTCTA ATTCCTCTGTGGCTGTTCATGATGGTCTGGTGCGGTTGTCTGGAGAGAGACAGTGTGAGGGGGAGGTGGAAGTTTCCATCCATCAGGTCTGGAGGAGAGTTCTGCTGGACTCCTGGAGTCTCACTGAATCCTCTGTGGTCTGCAGACAGCTGGGCTGTGGCTCTGTGCTGAACTTCTCTGGCTCCTCTTCATCCAGTCCTGAACACAGTCATGAGTGTGTGACGGGCTTCCAGTGCTCTGGGAGTGAAGCTCATCTGGGGAACTGCAGCTCTCCACAAACTCTCAACTGCAGCTCCACACAACAGCTGTCAATCACCTGCCTTG GTCGCGGGTCCATCAGGCTGGTGGGTTCTGGGGGAGACTGTGCAGGGAGGCTGGAGGTTTTTCACAGCGGCTCATGGGGGACAGTGTGTGATGACTCCTGGGATATTAAAGATGCCCATGTGGTGTGCAGACAGCTGCAGTGTGGAGTGGCCCTCAGTAACCAGCAGGTACCAGCCTGGTTTGGTCCTGGTTCTGGACCCATATGGCTGGATGAGGTGGAGTGTGAGGGGAATGAGACGTCCCTGTGGAGCTGCTCTTATCCAGGCTGGGGAAAACATGACTGTCAACACAAGGAGGATGTAGGAGTCGTGTGTTCAG AGTTTAAAGAGATCAGGTTAACTGAGGGCTGTGAAGGGAATGTGGAGGTTTTCTACAATGGATCCTGGGGAAATTTATGTTACAATAAGATGGACAGAGACACAGCGAGTCTGATCTGTCAAGAGCTGAACTGTGGAAGATCTGGCAGTGAACCCAATTATTCAGAGGGACTGAAGTCTCATAACTGGCTTGATAAACTTAATTGTCGAAGTCATGATTTCACTCTATGGCAGTGTCCATCTTCAGCCTGGGGACTGAATGACTGTGATAATGAAGTGGTCAATATCACCTGCTCTG AGGAACAGACTCGTGAATCTCCTCAGAGTCTTCTGACGTGTTCAAACTCATCATCTCCTCACCAGAGACAGTGTTCAa ATCATGTTCCTCTCAGACTGAGTGGAGGGGAGGGCCGGTGCTCTGGGAGGCTGGAGGTGTATCATAACGCTGTGTGGGGCTCAGTCTGTGATGATCTGTGGGACATCAGCGATGCTCAGGTGGTCTGCAGACAGCTGGGTTGTGGAGCAGCACTGAGGGCTGATGGGAATTCAGTCTTTGGTGCTGGTGAAGGTGTTGTGTGGCTGAACAGAGTCGAGTGCAGAGGGAATGAGATTCACCTGTGGGACTGTCCTCTCTCCCTGAAGAACCACACTGACTGCTCCAACAAAGATCACGCTGGACTCACCTGTGCAG ATTTGTCAGTGTCCACTACTCCTGCCACATCAACATCATCTTCTCCTGCAGTTTCTCAGACAGTGAGCTCAACATCAAAATCAGTCATTCGTCCTCAAACTCGTCCAGCAGCGTCTCTCTCTGTGCTTGTGATTGTACTGGGAGTTGTGCTCTTACTGCTCTTAGTGCCACTGCTTATACTGATTCAGCAGAACAGAGTGATGAGGAGAG CTCTCTCTAAGAGGAGACACAGGAGCGCGACTGAGGGCGTTTATGAGGAGATTCATCACAGACACAATCACTTCACTCAGAGGG GGAGTCTCATCTCTGAAGAACTGCATTCTGGGTATGAAGATGCTGATGAGCTTCTCTCAG AAAAAGAGTTCAAAAATGCATATTATGATGATGTCACCAACAGCAGTGGCATGAAAG AAGAGATGAAGGAAATCACACCGGGAGAatatgatgatgtcatcactgaTGGACTGAAACCAGATCGTGAGACAG AAAACACACCTGAAAGCTATGATGATATCATCACCAGTGGACAGTACTCTGATATTAAAAAag TGGAGGCACCAGAGAGttatgatgatgtcatcattaTTGGACAGAGCTCTCAAGAGGTAACAG AAGGAGTTCAGGAGGAGTATGATGATGTGACGAGTGTCACTGAAGATATGAGAAACCTGTCAG attATGATGATGTGGGGGAGGA AAGGAGAAACTTTAGTACCGAATTTATTAGTCTTTTATGCAAACAAAGGGGGATGGAGAGCTGTCTGACACTTATTTTACTGTCTTCAGTGGTTACTCTTATTACAGCTT ATCAATATGTGAGGCTTGTGAATGGTGACAGTCGCTGTGCTGGTCGAGTGGAGGTTCTACATGATGGTCAgtggggaacagtgtgtgatAATAGATGGGATATGactgatgctgcagtggtgtgtagagagaTGAACTGTGGGGAGGCTTTACAAGGATATTCTTACTTTGGACGAGGATCAGGAAAAATCTGGATGGATGAAGTGCAGTGTAGAGGATCAGAGTCAACACTGAAGGACTGTAGATCAAGAGGATGGGGTGTTCATAACAGCTATTGTGGCGATCATAACTCTGATGCTGGAGTCAGATGCTCAC AAACCATAAACTATGGACAATTTACAAGACTTGCTGATGGAACTCACCTGTGCTCTGGGAGATTAGAGGTTCTTCAGGGGAACACATGGATGTcagtgtgtgctgctgcctttgaccagcaggatgcagaggttgtgtgtcgagagctggactgtggggctcctgtacaggtgctgggagaagatgcttttggaaaaggaggcgctcagatgtggacacaagagattcagtgcagAGGAAATGAATCACTCATTCGATTGTGTCCAACTTCACAAGACATTCTGTGTTCTCAAAAAAACAATGTGGGACTGATATGTTCTG gTTACACTGACCTCAGACTGGTCAATGGTCCTGACATCTGTTCTGGTCGAGTTGAGCGTCAGTACTTCAGTAAATGGGGCACAGTgtgtgatgcatgctgggataTGAGAGCTGCCAATGTCCTCTGTAGACAGCTGAATTGTGGGATTGCTGTGTCTGTTGTGGGATCAGACTGGTTTGGAGAGGGAAGTGGTGAAATCTGGGCTGATGTGTTTGATTGTGACGGGAATGAATCAAAACTCTCAGAATGTTCCATCTCTTCATGGAGTCGAGCTGAATGTTCTCATAGACGAGATGTTGGAGTCATCTGCTCTA ATTCCTCTCTGGCTGTTCATGATGGTCTGGTGCAGTTGTCTGGAGAGAGACAGTGTGAGGGGGAGGTGGAAGTTTCCATCCATCAGGTCTGGAGGAGAGTTCTGCTGGACTCCTGGAGTCTCACTGAATCCTCTGTGGTCTGCAGACAGCTGGGCTGTGGCTCTGTGCTGAACTTCTCCGGCTCCTCTTCATCCAGTCCTGAACACAGTCATGAGTGTGTGACGGGCTTCCAGTGCTCTGGGAGTGAAGCTCATCTGGGGAACTGCAGCTCTCCACGAACTCTCAGTTGCAGCTCCACACAACAGCTGTCAATCACCTGCCTTG GTCGCGGGTCAATCAGGCTGGTGGGTTCTGGGGGAGACTGTGCAGGGAGGCTGGAGGTTTTTCACAGCGGCTCATGGGGGACAGTGTGTGATGACTCCTGGGATATTAAAGATGCCCATGTGGTGTGCAGACAGCTGCAGTGTGGAGTGGCTCTCAGTAACCAACAGGTATCAGCCTGGTTTGGTCCTGGTTCTGGACCCATATGGCTGGATGAGGTGGAGTGTCAGGGGAATGAGACATCACTGTGGAGCTGCTCTTATCCAGGCTGGGCAAAACATGACTGTCAACACAAGGAGGATGTAGGAGTCGTGTGCTCAG AGTTTAAAGAGATCAGGTTAACTGAGGGCTGTGAAGGGAATGTGGAGGTTTTCTACAATGGATCCTGGGGAAATGTGTGTTACAATAAGATGGACAGAGACACAGCGAGTCTGATCTGTCAAGAGCTGAACTGTGGAAGATCTGCCAGTGAACCCAGTAATTCAGATGGACTGAAGTCTCATAATTGGCTTGATAAACTTAATTGTCGACGTCATGATTCCACTCTATGGCAGTGTCCATCTTCACCCTGGGGACTGAATGACTGTGATAATGAAGATGAAGTGGCCAAAATCACCTGCTCAA TGGAGGAAAGTCGTGAATCTCCGCAGAGTCATCTGACATGTTCTACCTCACCATCTCCTCACCAGAGACAGTGTTCAA ATCATGTTCCTCTCAGACTGAGTGGAGGGGAGGGCCGGTGCTCTGGGAGGCTGGAGGTGTATCATAACGCTGTGTGGGGCTCAGTCTGTGATGATCTGTGGGACATCAGCGATGCTCAGGTGGTCTGCAGACAGCTGGGTTGTGGAGCAGCACTGAGGGCTGATGGGAATTCATCTGATGGGAATTCAGTCTTTGGTGCTGGTGAAGGTGTTGTGTGGCTGAACAGAGTCGAGTGCAGAGGGAATGAGATTCACCTGTGGGACTGTCCTCTCTCCCTGAAGAACCACACTGACTGCTCCAACAAACATCCTGCTGGACTCACCTGTGCAG ATTTGTCAGACTGGTCAGTGTTCACTACTCCTGCCAGAACAACATCATCTTCTCTTCCAGTTTCTCAGACAGTGAGCTCAACATCAGTCTCTCGTCCACAAACTCCTTCAGCAGCGTCTCTCTCTGTGCTTGTGATTGTACTGGGTGTTGTGCTCTTACTGCTCTTAGTGTCACTGCGTATACTGATTCAGCTGAAAAGAGTAGTAAGGAGAGGTAGGAGAGATCCAGAGAtgtaa